The following proteins are co-located in the Desulfallas thermosapovorans DSM 6562 genome:
- the cas6 gene encoding CRISPR-associated endoribonuclease Cas6, whose amino-acid sequence MHLYLTLKQLDKSAQIPINYNYFIQSAIYANLEPGLACRIHDRGYQAGSRKYKLFTFSKLLGRFVLNQEQKTISFPDGAVLVISSPDTVFIESFVNTVLQKPFLRVDQTDFEISGLETKGHKILTGTVKIKTLSPVVVYSTLIKPEGSKYTCFYQAGEPEWTRLVGENLRKKYYAFYDKTPPEGEIMVRLINRPRLHVMNYKNTVIKGYTNNLELTGPRELLQMGYEAGLGSKNSQGFGCVELLE is encoded by the coding sequence TTGCATCTATATTTAACTTTGAAACAATTAGATAAATCCGCACAGATACCAATAAACTATAATTATTTTATTCAGTCGGCTATTTATGCTAATCTAGAGCCCGGTTTAGCCTGCCGGATACATGACCGGGGATACCAGGCGGGCAGTCGCAAATATAAACTTTTTACCTTTTCAAAGCTTTTGGGCAGGTTTGTTTTAAATCAAGAACAGAAGACGATAAGTTTCCCGGACGGCGCCGTACTTGTAATATCCTCGCCGGATACTGTCTTCATAGAATCCTTTGTTAACACTGTACTGCAAAAACCATTTTTACGTGTTGACCAAACGGATTTTGAAATATCCGGGTTGGAAACCAAGGGGCATAAAATCTTAACCGGGACTGTGAAAATTAAGACCCTTTCCCCTGTGGTGGTTTACAGTACCTTGATCAAGCCCGAGGGGAGCAAATACACATGTTTTTACCAGGCGGGAGAACCGGAGTGGACCCGGTTGGTGGGGGAAAATTTGCGAAAAAAATATTATGCTTTTTATGATAAAACCCCTCCTGAAGGTGAAATAATGGTACGTCTAATCAACAGGCCCAGACTACATGTAATGAATTACAAAAATACCGTAATTAAAGGTTATACCAACAATTTAGAATTGACCGGTCCGAGGGAACTGTTGCAGATGGGTTATGAGGCAGGGCTTGGCTCCAAGAACAGCCAGGGTTTTGGTTGTGTTGAGTTACTGGAATAG
- the cas4 gene encoding CRISPR-associated protein Cas4 produces the protein MSDQEIHVGGTLVWYYYVCKREVWLMGRHITPDEDDTNVVLGRFLAEQSYHRDKKEVSFGNIKFDIIRHDNRGLVVGEVKKSSKHSKSARMQLAYYLWELSGKGIEATGELLFPREKKRELVELNPELVSELERAKRDILRIIYDPIPPKAEKKSICRNCAYAEFCWS, from the coding sequence GTGTCAGATCAGGAAATACATGTGGGCGGGACACTTGTCTGGTATTACTATGTTTGTAAACGGGAAGTCTGGCTGATGGGGCGCCATATCACTCCCGACGAAGATGATACCAATGTTGTGCTGGGTCGTTTCTTGGCTGAACAATCATATCACCGCGACAAAAAAGAGGTTTCATTCGGCAATATAAAGTTTGATATCATCAGGCACGATAACCGGGGCCTGGTGGTGGGGGAAGTTAAAAAAAGCAGCAAACACAGTAAAAGCGCCCGTATGCAGCTGGCCTATTACCTGTGGGAGCTTAGCGGGAAAGGGATTGAGGCTACTGGGGAACTGTTATTTCCACGGGAAAAAAAACGGGAACTGGTGGAACTGAACCCGGAACTGGTCAGCGAACTGGAACGTGCTAAAAGGGATATTTTACGCATCATCTATGATCCCATTCCTCCCAAAGCCGAGAAAAAATCAATCTGCAGAAACTGCGCGTATGCGGAATTCTGCTGGTCATAG
- the cas1b gene encoding type I-B CRISPR-associated endonuclease Cas1b: MKKTIYIFNDGQLKRKDNTLYFETEAGKKYLPVEDVGEIMAFGEVTINKKFLEFASQKEIIVHYFSHYGYYMGTFYPREHLNSGFMILKQAEHYMDQAKRMAIAQQFVSGAARNIRQVLRYYNNRVGGLTETLNIIDRFIMTLDDINDINRLMAVEGNIRDHYYKVFDKITRNPDFPFEERTRRPPRNQLNTLISFGNSLMYTIALSEIYKTHLDPRIGFLHATNFRRFTLNLDLAEIFKPIIVDRVIFSVLGKKMITINDFESAGDGIIMKERAKKIFIQELDAKLKTTIKHKRIGRPVSYRRIIRLELYKLEKHLIGEETYEPFIAGW, encoded by the coding sequence CTGAAAAAGACCATTTATATTTTTAATGATGGCCAGCTTAAGCGCAAGGATAATACACTTTATTTCGAAACCGAAGCGGGCAAAAAGTATCTGCCTGTGGAAGACGTAGGCGAGATTATGGCCTTTGGCGAAGTCACTATTAACAAAAAATTCCTGGAATTTGCCTCCCAAAAGGAAATAATCGTGCACTATTTCAGCCATTACGGGTATTACATGGGTACCTTTTACCCCAGGGAACACCTGAATTCTGGTTTTATGATTTTAAAACAAGCCGAACACTATATGGACCAGGCCAAGCGCATGGCCATCGCCCAGCAGTTTGTCAGCGGGGCCGCCAGGAATATCCGGCAGGTGTTGCGTTATTATAACAACCGGGTGGGGGGCCTCACCGAGACCTTGAATATAATAGACAGGTTCATCATGACGCTGGACGATATAAACGATATCAACCGGCTTATGGCCGTCGAAGGTAATATTCGGGATCACTATTACAAAGTGTTCGATAAAATCACTCGCAATCCCGACTTTCCTTTTGAAGAACGCACCAGGCGCCCGCCCAGAAATCAGTTGAATACTCTGATCAGCTTCGGCAACAGCCTGATGTACACCATCGCTCTGAGTGAAATCTACAAGACCCACCTGGACCCGCGTATCGGATTTTTGCACGCCACCAACTTCCGCCGGTTTACCTTGAACCTTGACCTGGCGGAAATTTTCAAGCCTATAATCGTTGACCGGGTGATATTCAGCGTACTGGGTAAAAAAATGATTACGATCAACGACTTCGAGTCCGCAGGCGATGGAATCATAATGAAGGAGCGGGCCAAAAAAATATTTATTCAGGAACTTGATGCCAAGCTGAAAACTACCATTAAGCATAAAAGGATAGGTCGTCCGGTTTCCTACAGGAGAATTATTCGGCTGGAACTTTATAAACTGGAAAAACACCTGATCGGCGAAGAAACCTACGAGCCCTTTATAGCCGGGTGGTAA
- the cas2 gene encoding CRISPR-associated endonuclease Cas2: MFVILVYDVNVKRVAKVLKTCRKYLNWVQNSVLEGEISKANYEKLRTELRRIIDKEEDSVIFYTFRTLKYSSREIMGVKKGGEEIFL, from the coding sequence GTGTTTGTTATTCTAGTGTACGATGTAAATGTAAAGCGGGTGGCCAAAGTCTTAAAAACCTGTAGGAAATACCTGAACTGGGTGCAAAATTCTGTTTTGGAAGGCGAAATATCCAAGGCTAATTATGAGAAGCTAAGAACAGAATTGCGCCGGATTATTGACAAAGAAGAAGACTCTGTCATTTTTTATACGTTCCGTACATTAAAATACTCTAGTCGTGAAATAATGGGCGTTAAAAAGGGCGGGGAAGAAATTTTTCTATAG